A stretch of Schistocerca nitens isolate TAMUIC-IGC-003100 chromosome 6, iqSchNite1.1, whole genome shotgun sequence DNA encodes these proteins:
- the LOC126262858 gene encoding uncharacterized protein LOC126262858, with translation MKYFKMASSIIRLSFLSNINRKVSGSRCYCVGSKPASPKQPSGTGSKVPPSITSVDVPGLSAAVYQVPSGGVGPGASKDGEYKNPEYYSYHNTSYFEAEIEMLKYRIPQPSSLSK, from the exons ATGAAGTATTTTAAAATGGCCAGCAGTATAATACGCCTGTCATTCCTCAGCAACATAAATCGAAAG GTATCTGGAAGTAGATGCTACTGTGTTGGTAGCAAACCAGCTTCTCCCAAGCAACCAAGTGGAACTGGAAGTAAAGTACCACCAAGTATAACATCAGTAGACGTTCCTGGTTTAAGTGCAGCAGTTTACCAAGTACCTTCAGGAG gaGTAGGACCTGGGGCATCCAAAGACGGCGAATATAAAAATCCTGAATATTACTCATACCACAATACCTCATATTTTGAAGCTGAAATTGAAATGTTGAAATACCGTATACCTCAACCGTCAAGCCTTTCAAAATAA